The Bacillus carboniphilus genome contains a region encoding:
- a CDS encoding glycerophosphodiester phosphodiesterase, whose amino-acid sequence MKSNFTNQLKFVMIITLILLFSIPEWAHGNDIINIAHRGASGYAPEHTITAYQLADEMGADYIEIDLHVTKDGHLIAIHDSTLDRTTNGNGFVKNHTLEQIKQLDAGSWFNETYPHLAKDNYQRLEVPTLEEIIEHFGVEKKYYIETKGFDLNEDNEKTLIEILNRYDLLTHEKIKNKHVIIQSFNPHSLLKICELNSDIPRIQLLSFNFNGSLAEWELKLIRHYATGVGPNYQNIDSSYVQTARRLGLEVHPYTVNTQNDMRKVLEWGVTGMFSNYPDRLEEIINE is encoded by the coding sequence ATGAAAAGCAACTTCACTAATCAACTAAAATTCGTCATGATTATAACTCTAATCTTACTATTTTCAATACCAGAATGGGCTCATGGAAATGATATTATCAATATCGCTCATCGAGGAGCTTCTGGATACGCTCCAGAACATACGATCACAGCCTATCAACTTGCAGATGAAATGGGAGCCGATTATATTGAAATCGATCTACATGTCACAAAAGATGGTCATTTAATTGCCATTCACGATTCAACACTAGATCGAACTACAAATGGCAATGGGTTCGTCAAAAATCACACACTTGAACAAATAAAGCAACTTGATGCGGGTTCATGGTTTAATGAAACATATCCTCATCTTGCAAAAGATAATTATCAAAGATTAGAAGTCCCTACCTTAGAAGAAATCATTGAACATTTTGGAGTAGAAAAGAAATATTATATCGAAACGAAGGGGTTTGATTTAAATGAAGACAATGAAAAAACCTTAATAGAAATCCTTAACCGCTATGATCTATTAACTCATGAAAAAATAAAAAATAAACATGTCATTATTCAATCCTTTAACCCTCATAGTTTACTAAAGATTTGCGAATTAAATTCTGATATACCGAGGATCCAATTATTATCCTTCAATTTCAATGGTTCACTTGCCGAATGGGAATTGAAGTTAATTAGACATTATGCGACAGGTGTAGGCCCAAACTATCAAAACATTGATTCGTCTTATGTTCAAACAGCTCGAAGACTTGGGTTGGAGGTCCATCCTTATACAGTCAATACGCAAAACGACATGAGAAAAGTGCTGGAATGGGGCGTAACGGGAATGTTCTCTAACTATCCGGATCGGCTTGAAGAGATTATTAACGAGTAA
- a CDS encoding spore coat associated protein CotJA, producing the protein MNKSPFSQVKAYHPYRGLYDPCPPIEVKYYSTPPNLYLGFQPANLPQYAPLEALYKGTLWPIFYDEYPMKIEDNSPPKGE; encoded by the coding sequence ATGAATAAGAGTCCATTTTCTCAAGTGAAAGCTTACCATCCTTACCGTGGGTTGTATGACCCATGTCCGCCAATTGAAGTGAAATATTACTCGACACCACCTAATCTTTATTTAGGTTTCCAGCCGGCAAACTTACCCCAATATGCACCATTAGAAGCTTTATATAAAGGGACTTTGTGGCCAATATTTTATGATGAATATCCAATGAAGATTGAAGATAACTCCCCACCAAAAGGAGAGTGA
- a CDS encoding spore coat protein CotJB, giving the protein MKPYPEEYYKNLEEIQAIDFVLVDLTLYLDTHPKDLQAVEQFNQYANYSKQLKQQFETLYGPLQQYGNSYSDRNWFWGTAPWPWQV; this is encoded by the coding sequence ATGAAACCTTATCCTGAGGAATATTATAAAAATTTAGAAGAAATTCAAGCGATTGATTTTGTCCTAGTTGATTTAACCTTATATTTAGATACACACCCGAAAGATCTTCAAGCTGTTGAACAATTTAACCAGTACGCTAATTATAGTAAACAACTTAAACAACAATTTGAGACACTTTATGGCCCGCTTCAACAATATGGAAATAGTTATTCTGATCGGAATTGGTTTTGGGGTACAGCTCCTTGGCCTTGGCAAGTATGA
- a CDS encoding manganese catalase family protein, with protein sequence MWFYEKKLQYPVKVSSCNPRLAKFLIEQYGGADGELAAALRYLNQRYTIPDKVVGLLTDIGTEEFAHLEMIATMVYKLTKDASPEQLKEAGLGAHFVIHDRALFYANADGVPFSATYVQAKGDPIADLYEDIAAEEKARATYQWIIDMSDDPDLNDALSFLREREIIHSQRFREAVEILKEERDKQKVF encoded by the coding sequence ATGTGGTTTTACGAAAAAAAACTTCAATATCCTGTGAAAGTGAGCAGTTGTAATCCGAGACTTGCTAAATTTTTAATTGAACAGTATGGTGGTGCAGATGGAGAGTTAGCAGCCGCCTTACGTTATTTAAATCAACGATATACTATACCTGATAAAGTAGTAGGTTTATTAACAGACATTGGAACAGAAGAATTTGCCCATTTAGAAATGATTGCTACAATGGTGTATAAGTTAACAAAGGATGCTAGTCCTGAACAATTAAAAGAGGCTGGACTTGGAGCTCACTTTGTTATTCATGACAGAGCTTTGTTTTATGCGAATGCTGATGGAGTCCCGTTTTCGGCAACATATGTGCAAGCAAAAGGAGACCCGATCGCTGATTTATATGAAGATATTGCAGCAGAAGAGAAGGCACGTGCGACGTATCAATGGATTATTGATATGTCGGATGATCCAGATTTAAATGATGCCTTAAGTTTCTTACGGGAAAGGGAGATCATTCATTCACAGCGTTTTAGGGAAGCAGTAGAGATCTTAAAAGAAGAACGAGATAAGCAGAAAGTGTTTTGA
- a CDS encoding helix-turn-helix transcriptional regulator, which yields MREKRTSSGFLVKQRAFLKLYLITMTEQERLYGLKLLEHLREEFKPYGFRPNHSELYKALHDLMNDDILKQVKRKKEGAELQEVVFYTFVNYEKGKRYKKQLKVELERCRGLIDKAIKDNF from the coding sequence ATGAGGGAAAAAAGGACAAGCAGTGGTTTTTTAGTCAAACAACGAGCCTTTTTAAAGCTATACTTGATTACTATGACTGAGCAAGAAAGATTGTACGGATTAAAGTTATTGGAGCACCTAAGAGAAGAATTTAAACCTTATGGATTTAGACCAAATCATTCTGAACTATATAAAGCGCTACATGACTTGATGAATGATGACATATTAAAACAAGTGAAACGTAAGAAAGAGGGAGCAGAGCTACAAGAAGTTGTTTTTTATACATTTGTAAATTATGAAAAAGGAAAAAGATATAAAAAACAATTAAAAGTTGAACTCGAACGTTGTAGAGGCTTAATTGATAAAGCAATTAAGGACAATTTTTAG
- a CDS encoding Hsp20/alpha crystallin family protein: protein MDNEKLMQWLNLAKNVYGSEFWETLFDEDFNRSMLKNSYVNHSIHQGIQSFPSYDVIEEDSYVNILIDLPGFDRNDIDLTAHKTMLVVKGSRKSNDLQFYHKGRFYGDFEKNIRLPKPLKENHMQAKMINGVLYIAYAVEEEQGETIPID from the coding sequence ATGGATAATGAAAAGCTAATGCAATGGTTAAATCTAGCTAAAAATGTTTATGGATCAGAATTTTGGGAAACTTTGTTTGATGAAGATTTTAATCGCTCTATGCTAAAAAATTCTTACGTTAATCATTCTATTCATCAAGGTATACAATCGTTTCCGTCATACGACGTGATTGAGGAGGATTCATATGTTAATATTTTAATTGACCTACCAGGATTTGATAGGAATGATATTGATTTAACGGCACATAAAACAATGCTTGTTGTTAAAGGGTCAAGGAAATCAAATGATTTACAATTTTATCATAAAGGACGTTTTTATGGTGATTTTGAAAAAAATATTCGTTTGCCTAAGCCTTTAAAAGAGAATCATATGCAAGCAAAAATGATTAATGGTGTATTGTATATCGCATATGCAGTAGAAGAAGAACAAGGTGAAACGATACCAATCGATTAA
- a CDS encoding YjcZ family sporulation protein translates to MGYNRYGYGSCGPTYGGCGYGGYALILVLFILLVIIGAAILNG, encoded by the coding sequence ATGGGTTATAATAGATACGGTTATGGTTCTTGCGGACCAACCTATGGAGGTTGTGGTTACGGTGGTTATGCTTTAATCTTAGTTTTGTTCATTTTACTAGTCATCATCGGAGCAGCAATTTTAAACGGATAG
- a CDS encoding YjcZ family sporulation protein codes for MSEYGSGFAFIVVVFVLLVIVGCACCGGFGGGYY; via the coding sequence ATGAGTGAATACGGTTCAGGATTTGCATTTATAGTTGTCGTATTTGTCCTTTTAGTCATTGTTGGCTGTGCATGCTGTGGTGGCTTTGGTGGAGGTTACTACTAA
- a CDS encoding ABC-F family ATP-binding cassette domain-containing protein, whose product MINVQNVSLRFADRKLFEDVNIKFTPGNCYGLIGANGAGKSTFLKILSGEIEAQTGDVHLSPGERLAVLKQNHYEYEEFEVLKTVIMGYKRLYEVMQEKDAIYMKPDFSDEDGIKAAELEGEFAEMNGWEAESEAAILLKGLGISEELHTKKMADITGSEKVKVLLAQALFGKPDVLLLDEPTNNLDIKAIQWLEEFLINFENTVIVVSHDRHFLNKVCTHIADLDFGKIQVYVGNYDFWYESSQLAQKMMQDQNKKKEEKIKELQTFIARFSANASKSKQATSRKKLLDKITLDDIRPSSRRYPFVSFTPEREIGNDVLMVEGLTKTIDGVKVLNNVSFTMNKQDKIAFVGDNEVGYTTLFKILSGEIEPDSGSYKWGVTTSQSHFPKDNSPFFDRNEMNLVDWLRQYSPNDQSESFLRGFLGRMLFSGEEVLKKASVLSGGEKVRCMLSKMMLSGSNVLLFDDPTNHLDLESITALNNGLTSFKGAMLFTSHDHQFIETIANRIIEFTPKGMVDKQTTYDEYLENKELQEKVSSLY is encoded by the coding sequence ATGATTAATGTACAAAATGTTAGTTTACGATTTGCTGATCGCAAACTTTTTGAAGATGTAAATATTAAGTTCACACCTGGTAATTGCTACGGGTTAATTGGTGCAAACGGAGCAGGAAAATCCACATTTTTAAAGATCTTATCAGGAGAAATTGAAGCACAGACAGGAGATGTTCACTTATCCCCTGGAGAACGATTAGCTGTTTTAAAACAAAACCATTATGAATATGAAGAATTCGAAGTGTTGAAGACTGTCATTATGGGGTATAAACGACTTTATGAAGTCATGCAAGAAAAAGATGCTATTTATATGAAACCAGATTTTTCTGATGAAGACGGTATCAAAGCTGCCGAATTAGAAGGAGAATTTGCTGAAATGAACGGCTGGGAAGCCGAATCTGAAGCAGCGATCCTTCTAAAAGGTCTTGGAATCTCAGAAGAACTGCATACCAAGAAAATGGCGGACATTACAGGAAGTGAAAAAGTAAAGGTTCTATTAGCTCAAGCCTTATTTGGTAAACCAGATGTTCTCCTTTTGGACGAGCCTACGAACAACTTAGATATTAAAGCCATTCAGTGGTTAGAAGAATTTTTAATTAACTTTGAAAACACAGTTATTGTTGTCTCTCATGACCGTCATTTCTTAAATAAGGTTTGTACTCATATCGCCGATTTAGACTTTGGCAAAATCCAAGTTTACGTAGGAAACTATGACTTTTGGTATGAATCAAGTCAACTTGCTCAAAAAATGATGCAGGACCAAAATAAGAAAAAAGAAGAAAAAATTAAAGAACTCCAAACGTTTATCGCTAGGTTTAGTGCAAATGCCTCCAAGTCAAAACAGGCAACTTCACGGAAAAAGCTACTCGATAAAATTACATTGGATGATATTAGACCTTCTTCAAGACGTTATCCGTTCGTAAGCTTTACACCAGAGCGTGAAATTGGCAATGATGTATTAATGGTTGAAGGTTTAACAAAAACAATCGATGGAGTTAAAGTATTAAACAATGTCAGCTTTACAATGAACAAACAAGACAAAATTGCTTTCGTCGGAGACAATGAAGTTGGATATACCACTCTTTTCAAGATATTATCTGGTGAAATTGAACCAGACAGTGGTTCGTATAAATGGGGTGTGACTACATCTCAATCGCACTTTCCAAAGGATAACAGTCCTTTCTTCGATCGCAATGAAATGAATCTTGTTGACTGGTTAAGGCAATACTCACCAAATGATCAAAGTGAAAGCTTCTTAAGAGGATTTCTAGGTAGAATGCTCTTTTCTGGTGAAGAAGTTCTTAAAAAAGCTAGCGTTCTTTCAGGAGGAGAAAAAGTTCGTTGTATGCTGTCAAAAATGATGCTAAGTGGTTCCAACGTATTATTATTTGACGATCCAACAAACCATTTAGATTTAGAATCAATTACAGCATTAAATAACGGTCTTACTAGCTTTAAAGGTGCCATGTTATTCACCTCACATGACCATCAATTTATTGAAACAATTGCTAATCGAATCATTGAATTTACTCCTAAAGGAATGGTTGATAAACAAACCACTTATGATGAGTATTTAGAAAACAAAGAACTTCAAGAAAAAGTTTCTTCACTATATTAG
- a CDS encoding CvfB family protein codes for MQTIETGKTATLKVEREVPFGYFLTNEEQDVLLHESEITEPIEIGQEIDVFIYVDKQDRLTASMKIPQVQIDQYDWASVVEVRRGLGVFVDIGINKDILVSERDLPELKHLWPQEGDQLYICLRSNQEGRLSGRLATETIIQELASRAPESLMNKQIKGRTYRVLRVGSFVFTEIGFRCFIHHSEQLKEPRLGQMIEGRVIDVKEDGSLNVSLIPRSHEKMDKDSETILRYLHSKNGSMPFSDKSDPIDIKEQFQMSKGSFKRALGKLMKEGIIYQEQGWTHKKEND; via the coding sequence ATGCAAACAATTGAAACAGGTAAGACAGCAACATTAAAAGTAGAACGAGAGGTTCCTTTTGGCTATTTTTTAACCAATGAGGAACAAGACGTATTGTTACATGAATCAGAAATAACGGAACCGATTGAAATTGGTCAAGAAATTGACGTTTTTATTTATGTTGATAAACAAGATCGTTTAACAGCTTCAATGAAGATTCCTCAAGTACAAATTGATCAATATGATTGGGCTAGCGTTGTAGAGGTCAGAAGAGGGTTAGGTGTTTTTGTTGATATTGGCATTAATAAAGATATTCTCGTTTCTGAAAGGGACTTACCCGAATTAAAACACTTATGGCCTCAAGAAGGAGATCAGTTGTATATTTGTCTGCGTTCAAATCAGGAAGGAAGGCTTTCCGGAAGATTAGCTACAGAAACGATTATACAAGAGCTAGCTTCTCGTGCTCCTGAATCGTTGATGAATAAACAAATCAAGGGACGAACATATCGAGTGCTGAGAGTGGGAAGTTTTGTGTTCACAGAAATTGGTTTCCGCTGCTTTATCCATCATTCAGAGCAACTAAAAGAACCTAGACTCGGTCAGATGATTGAGGGAAGAGTCATAGACGTTAAAGAAGATGGATCATTAAATGTTTCATTAATTCCCCGAAGTCATGAAAAAATGGACAAGGACTCAGAGACTATATTACGTTACTTGCATTCAAAAAATGGTTCCATGCCGTTTAGTGATAAAAGCGATCCTATTGATATAAAGGAGCAGTTCCAAATGAGTAAAGGCTCATTCAAACGGGCGTTGGGTAAGTTAATGAAAGAAGGAATCATTTATCAAGAGCAAGGGTGGACTCATAAAAAGGAGAACGATTAA
- the msrA gene encoding peptide-methionine (S)-S-oxide reductase MsrA, translating to MNQFKLATFAGGCFWCMVQPFDQLPGIKGVVSGYMGGSLVNPTYEQVKTGQTGHYEVVQIAYDPSLFKYEKLLELYWIQIDPTDDGGQFHDRGSQYLTAIFFHDEKQRILAERSKEQVSLKFTKPIQTKIIEASTFYEAEEEHQQFYKKNPKGYKEDRKKSGRDKFIKNQWQ from the coding sequence ATGAATCAATTTAAGCTTGCCACTTTTGCAGGTGGGTGTTTTTGGTGTATGGTACAACCATTTGATCAATTACCTGGGATTAAAGGAGTTGTTTCAGGATATATGGGTGGATCGCTAGTTAACCCTACATATGAGCAAGTGAAAACAGGGCAAACAGGTCACTATGAAGTTGTGCAAATTGCCTATGACCCTTCATTATTCAAATATGAAAAGCTATTAGAGTTATATTGGATACAAATTGACCCTACAGATGATGGTGGACAATTTCATGATCGCGGCTCTCAATATTTGACGGCTATTTTCTTTCATGATGAAAAGCAACGAATTCTTGCTGAAAGAAGCAAAGAACAAGTAAGCTTAAAATTCACGAAACCAATTCAAACAAAAATTATAGAAGCCTCTACTTTTTATGAAGCGGAAGAAGAACATCAACAGTTTTATAAAAAGAACCCTAAAGGTTATAAAGAAGATCGAAAAAAATCTGGTAGAGACAAATTTATAAAGAATCAATGGCAGTAA
- a CDS encoding cold-shock protein, producing the protein MLTGKVKWFNSEKGFGFIEVEGQDDVFVHYSAIQGEGFKTLEEGQEVSFEVVEGPRGPQASNLQK; encoded by the coding sequence ATGTTAACTGGTAAAGTAAAATGGTTCAACTCTGAAAAAGGTTTCGGTTTTATCGAAGTTGAAGGTCAAGATGACGTTTTTGTTCATTATTCTGCTATTCAAGGCGAAGGTTTCAAAACATTAGAAGAAGGTCAAGAAGTGAGCTTTGAAGTAGTTGAAGGTCCTCGTGGTCCTCAAGCTTCTAACCTTCAAAAATAA